The following proteins come from a genomic window of Achromobacter deleyi:
- a CDS encoding MarR family winged helix-turn-helix transcriptional regulator, with protein MPKQQQGLQVIQHMGQTYRVMQSAFSGRVGHALPRWRILLALHENGQCSQKHLAERCRLDPASLTRQLQAMQKLGWIARAVDAHDNRLTNARLTPAGQTVVDEALPKRAAFFDESLKGLSAADIDTLNRVLNVLEENFLRAAGGGKGE; from the coding sequence TTGCCCAAACAACAACAGGGCCTGCAGGTCATCCAGCACATGGGCCAGACCTACCGCGTCATGCAAAGCGCTTTCAGCGGCCGGGTCGGCCACGCGCTGCCGCGCTGGCGCATCCTGCTGGCGCTGCATGAAAACGGCCAATGCTCGCAGAAGCACCTGGCCGAGCGCTGCCGCCTCGATCCCGCCTCGCTCACCCGTCAGTTGCAGGCAATGCAGAAACTCGGCTGGATCGCCCGCGCCGTTGATGCGCACGACAACCGCCTGACCAACGCCCGCCTCACGCCGGCCGGCCAGACCGTGGTCGACGAGGCCCTGCCCAAGCGCGCGGCCTTCTTCGACGAATCGCTCAAGGGCCTGTCGGCCGCCGACATCGACACGCTGAACCGGGTGCTGAACGTGCTGGAAGAGAATTTCCTGCGCGCGGCCGGCGGCGGCAAGGGCGAATAA
- a CDS encoding MDR family MFS transporter, giving the protein MPAPAPSTPYSPGQVLPFRQTLLAMLGMCFVMMMVAIDQTVVGTALPTIVAELKGFELYAWVATSYLLTSVITVPIFGRLGDYYGRKPFVVAAIVLFTLASVLCGAADSMFTLVLARALQGVGGGMLVGTAFASIPDLFPDPHVRLRWQVMLSSAFGIANAVGPTLGGALTEHYGWRSVFYVNLPIGILGLWFVARYLPHLRNHTEGKVRLDWQGALLIAVALGGLQLLVELLPKQGLSATIVLLGVGSIAAFGLLYWWERRCPHPLLPFDMFRNRGLATLFTLALLVGVTMYSLLFYAPLLLQGGFGLSPQDAGLLITPLVVFITVGSIINGRIITRIRNPNRMLYAGFLLMALSCLGIVTTHNYTAHWLIAGYMLMAGLGMGFIMPNLTVFAQQTAGRTHLGIATALLQSLRMIGGMLGTAVVGTMVNHSYFSGVESTLRGASARWLPQLDDPQMLVNPEAQTQFLAQLAHQGQDGASLIEIARVALVSAIHEGQLIALAVAVLALWCVRRVPLVQLARVSKPEPASVGE; this is encoded by the coding sequence ATGCCCGCCCCCGCCCCCAGCACCCCTTACTCGCCCGGCCAGGTGCTTCCCTTCCGGCAGACCCTGCTCGCCATGCTGGGCATGTGCTTCGTCATGATGATGGTCGCCATCGACCAGACCGTGGTGGGCACCGCCCTGCCCACCATCGTGGCCGAGCTCAAGGGCTTCGAACTGTACGCGTGGGTGGCGACGTCCTATCTGCTGACCTCGGTCATCACTGTGCCGATCTTCGGCCGGCTGGGCGACTACTACGGCCGCAAGCCCTTCGTGGTGGCGGCGATCGTGCTGTTCACGCTGGCCTCGGTGCTGTGCGGCGCCGCCGACAGCATGTTCACGCTGGTGCTGGCGCGGGCCCTGCAGGGCGTGGGCGGCGGCATGCTGGTGGGCACGGCCTTCGCCTCCATCCCCGACCTGTTCCCCGATCCCCACGTGCGGCTGCGCTGGCAGGTCATGCTCAGCTCGGCCTTCGGCATCGCCAACGCGGTCGGCCCGACGCTGGGCGGCGCGCTGACCGAGCACTACGGCTGGCGCTCGGTGTTCTACGTCAACCTGCCCATCGGCATCCTCGGCCTGTGGTTCGTGGCGCGCTACCTGCCGCACCTGCGCAACCACACCGAGGGCAAGGTGCGCCTGGACTGGCAGGGCGCGCTGCTGATCGCCGTCGCGCTCGGCGGCCTGCAACTGCTGGTGGAACTGCTGCCCAAGCAGGGCCTGAGCGCCACCATCGTGCTGCTGGGCGTCGGCAGCATCGCCGCCTTCGGCCTGCTGTACTGGTGGGAACGCCGCTGCCCGCATCCGCTGCTGCCGTTCGACATGTTCCGCAATCGCGGCCTGGCCACGCTGTTCACGCTGGCGCTGCTGGTCGGCGTGACCATGTATTCGCTGCTGTTCTACGCGCCGCTGCTGCTGCAGGGCGGCTTCGGCCTGTCGCCGCAGGACGCCGGCCTGCTGATCACGCCGCTGGTGGTCTTCATCACCGTCGGCAGCATCATCAACGGCCGCATCATCACCCGCATCCGCAACCCCAACCGCATGCTGTACGCGGGCTTCCTGCTGATGGCGCTGTCCTGCCTGGGCATCGTCACCACCCACAACTACACCGCGCACTGGCTGATCGCCGGCTACATGCTGATGGCCGGCCTGGGCATGGGCTTCATCATGCCCAACCTGACCGTGTTCGCGCAGCAGACCGCCGGGCGCACCCACCTGGGCATCGCCACCGCGCTGCTGCAATCGCTGCGCATGATCGGCGGCATGCTCGGCACCGCGGTGGTTGGCACCATGGTCAACCACAGCTACTTCAGCGGCGTCGAATCGACGCTGCGGGGCGCCTCGGCGCGCTGGCTGCCGCAACTGGACGACCCGCAGATGCTGGTCAATCCCGAGGCCCAGACGCAGTTCCTGGCACAATTGGCGCATCAAGGCCAGGATGGAGCGTCGCTGATCGAGATCGCGCGCGTGGCGCTGGTCAGCGCCATCCACGAAGGGCAACTCATCGCCCTGGCGGTCGCGGTGCTGGCGCTCTGGTGCGTGCGGCGCGTCCCCCTGGTGCAATTGGCGCGCGTCTCCAAGCCGGAGCCCGCCAGCGTCGGAGAGTAG